A stretch of the Theileria equi strain WA chromosome 1, complete sequence genome encodes the following:
- a CDS encoding hypothetical protein (encoded by transcript BEWA_026890A), producing the protein MADAKARSERKQNTDEDFRMRIHNAHKYVFMLVTVSTAALSSVTLLLEKVFHCENIANKCYFSLLVSGWAVITIALLWLRMSFGALVVYFWLLIPGLFILVVVIYFGNGNVARIIFISVYGINGGLEALILQASTFVISKLFLNSAISTLYSGYAFGLISMGVFQLIMEHVIGTNTISKVRFCAILCHGVKAAIAFLTALWITYLYLKYNWYVRRVEAEERVIEEEEKKNRTSEEELTKMQQLSKVIAIVPYYLPRLVVQGFGTTMRVFFYPYLVPFLVDLSNREKLVISLSYTLFDFVGTNYAGNFDETIDPSEKTPSQSHLSFVLSRDINLYILGFSSISVAGFVVWNIWTCKFRLAKSSLVLLCVTSLHGFIGGLLTGRGLNGSFSLIEYYNTQTRADGTKIIGDDIISLGNIINDVCFIYDYAIAFVISTLSNITERLIVNHKNSREYILSNNKGDLSIETVQALLTQFKVG; encoded by the coding sequence ATGGCAGACGCTAAGGCAAGGAGTGAGAGGAAGCAAAATACAGATGAGGACTTTAGAATGAGGATACACAATGCTCACAAGTACGTTTTTATGCTGGTTACTGTATCCACAGCGGCTCTTTCTAGTGTTACATTGCTCCTGGAGAAAGTTTTCCACTGTGAGAATATAGCCAACAAGTGCTACTTCTCTCTTTTAGTCTCAGGTTGGGCTGTGATAACTATTGCTCTACTATGGTTGAGAATGAGCTTTGGTGCTTTGGTTGTTTACTTTTGGTTACTAATACCTGGTCTGTTTATACTCGTCGTTGTCATATACTTTGGCAATGGAAACGTGGCTCGTATAATTTTCATTTCTGTTTATGGAATAAATGGAGGCCTGGAGGCATTGATTTTACAGGCGTCCACATTTGTGATATCAAAGCTATTTCTTAACTCTGCAATTTCAACCTTGTATTCCGGCTATGCGTTCGGGTTAATTTCAATGGGAGTCTTTCAACTCATTATGGAACACGTGATAGGAACAAACACTATATCAAAGGTGAGATTCTGCGCAATTTTATGTCACGGAGTAAAGGCAGCCATAGCATTTCTCACGGCACTATGGATCACATATCTCTATTTAAAGTACAACTGGTATGTTAGAAGGGTTGAAGCTGAAGAGAGGGTCatagaagaagaggaaaagaagaatcGTACTAGCGAAGAAGAATTGACAAAAATGCAACAGTTGTCCAAGGTGATAGCAATTGTACCATATTATCTCCCTCGTCTTGTTGTTCAGGGATTTGGAACAACCATGAGAGTATTTTTCTATCCTTATCTAGTGCCATTCCTGGTGGATTTGTCTAACCGAGAGAAGCTCGTCATCTCGCTTTCCTACACATTATTTGACTTTGTGGGTACGAATTATGCGGGAAACTTTGATGAAACGATTGACCCATCTGAAAAGACTCCCTCTCAGTCTCATCTTTCATTTGTGTTGTCGAGGGATATcaatctttatattttggGGTTTTCGTCGATTTCCGTGGCTGGATTTGTTGTGTGGAACATTTGGACCTGTAAATTCAGATTAGCAAAGTCTTCACTTGTGCTCTTGTGTGTGACATCTCTGCATGGTTTTATAGGAGGGCTCCTTACTGGAAGAGGACTAAATGGTTCATTTTCCCTCATTGAGTACTACAACACTCAGACGAGGGCAGACGGAACAAAGATTATAGGAGATGATATAATAAGCCTCGGAAATATAATAAACGACGTTTGTTTTATCTATGATTATGCCATCGCTTTTGTAATATCTACACTTTCTAACATTACCGAGAGACTCATAGTCaatcacaaaaattccagagagtATATTCTCAGCAACAACAAGGGCGATTTATCAATCGAAACTGTACAAGCCCTATTAACGCAGTTTAAAGTTGGTTGA
- a CDS encoding anonymous antigen-7 like protein (encoded by transcript BEWA_026900A): MLRCDNCGELITSFDTDSEVTCGVCGVVQSITQTIVEEYSHAYSQTQRAGRLVGPTQEVPKEKQDTQTAQEDFDLLVGIQMVMDYLCKALIKNFAFSNQVEIEAKELWTRYLNYIVDNNIPISTMFNHPLPKDHTYFVPPSYIQNTNQIPEDYTDSPEVHPRLRCVINDMGSTSFEYSSLMSALFGETHVSKPKKQVIMHTKSVNVKSILTKKKEKVKSTKHKYYDFSHVEEHMTEKNREIILERAKNSRIPRSRKCSPLGFSLLNIEKFLKQRGLPMKPKHLRTLELTNPLRLCHMMESLYRHDFLWKLLYDYPDVRPLEELEGYTHVSHSSIEDNPLDINTLLSIADSLGIHTGSIRVINTSVRMDIINLIFIHIIEKHLGYTESRFSSTNVALLLPMIDLQLVCTIIFLALIKCRYGIVANDITRWIIQGRIPLKGCVQLLPAWILRASHRRGQFIPNSDYVRSKEEEATQNLFTQTNAPRSTQHLEIITARFITAGVIDGSEIEFNVHGLCRRIVHHARLPVQVLAVVDLILAASIERHSYSENQTETTIYGTCFREYPTHVFGAAVVLAACRMLWPIFHYQPPAFPNFAEKGEEIAPKNKVKLQERFSEPIEFNVHKMSWIVKVADAASLDLLDKLEDVHVGKKMQVEDSVLSIFDQLLEMTGMEPKNNTRVYDTRERIKRFKWLCGLMGGNKNMTNKLCAPDSIEMVDGFKLLYFSASRHGFETSGVNAIMWLLYTNPVAATTALSNYYIKNDLNRLRRFVIREFRKRSSYRFINGVLYRYVKKKPNRSFLIALTKWIKREQFPIDYWLNFLGTWSGSVLKCIHGEYGNTAISPPEDENLVSSIKVQEMKEHRIKSIDSLISALKGSDNDMIYRIKETLPSNKEIFYKIRQLFNTYPFYSGWSLEKSLEYDNYRNLIKNQRMQVLRSMREILDTDLCQTQNDYWTDFTLDFTKKLYIHKNAHVSETPTQGEALQIDGDMEEVDSGTERNDPYKGILEEMEGSFQEMETITTYGRTLPRNPWQYTGKRHGGTPIAYLMTLKVVSNFIGSPHTIVHHCLCDLEEFLINR; the protein is encoded by the coding sequence AGTTGAAATTGAGGCAAAGGAGCTTTGGACAAGATACTTGAATTACATTGTAGATAACAATATTCCAATATCTACAATGTTCAATCACCCATTACCCAAGGATCATACATATTTTGTTCCACCGAGCTACATACAAAACACAAATCAGATCCCGGAAGATTATACAGATAGCCCTGAGGTGCATCCGCGTTTACGTTGTGTCATAAATGATATGGGATCAACAAGTTTCGAATATTCGTCTCTCATGTCTGCTTTATTCGGGGAAACTCATGTTTCGAAACCAAAAAAACAAGTGATCATGCATACAAAAAGCGTAAACGTAAAGTCCATTCTCACAAaaaaaaaggaaaaggtaAAGAGCACTAAGCATAAATACTATGACTTTAGTCATGTAGAGGAACACATGACAGAAAAAAATAGGGAAATAATTCTGGAACGTGCAAAAAACTCAAGAATACCCAGATCAAGAAAATGCAGTCCCTTGGGGTTCTCACTTTTAAACattgaaaagtttttaaaaCAAAGAGGGCTTCCAATGAAACCAAAACATTTAAGAACTTTGGAACTAACAAATCCACTAAGGCTTTGCCATATGATGGAGTCTCTTTATAGACATGATTTTTTATGGAAACTTCTTTACGATTACCCGGATGTTCGTCCACTTGAAGAACTTGAAGGATATACGCATGTTAGTCATTCTTCTATAGAGGATAATCCACTGGACATCAACACACTTTTAAGTATTGCAGACTCTTTGGGGATACATACTGGCTCAATACGAGTTATAAACACCAGCGTTAGAATGGATATTATAAATCTTATATTTATCCACATTATAGAAAAACATTTGGGATACACCGAGAGTAGGTTTAGCTCCACAAACGTGGCATTACTTCTTCCAATGATAGATTTGCAACTAGTATGTACAATAATTTTTCTTGCGTTAATAAAGTGTCGTTATGGAATAGTTGCAAACGATATTACGCGTTGGATAATCCAAGGGAGAATCCCGCTAAAAGGGTGTGTACAACTCCTTCCAGCTTGGATTCTAAGAGCGTCGCACCGTCGTGGTCAATTCATTCCAAATTCAGATTATGTAAGAAgtaaagaggaagaggcTACACAGAATCTTTTTACGCAAACCAATGCTCCACGTAGTACACAACATCTAGAAATTATTACTGCAAGGTTTATAACTGCTGGAGTTATTGATGGATCAGAAATTGAATTCAATGTACATGGATTATGTAGAAGAATTGTTCATCATGCAAGATTACCCGTACAAGTCCTGGCTGTTGTGGATCTCATTCTTGCAGCAAGTATAGAACGACATTCATACTCTGAAAATCAGACGGAAACCACAATTTATGGTACGTGTTTTAGGGAATATCCTACTCATGTGTTTGGAGCGGCCGTAGTTTTAGCGGCTTGCAGAATGCTATGGCCAATTTTCCACTATCAACCACCTGCTTTCCCAAACTTTGCAGAAAAGGGTGAAGAAATTGCTCCAAAAAACAAGGTAAAGCTACAGGAAAGGTTCTCAGAACCGATTGAATTTAACGTGCATAAGATGAGCTGGATTGTAAAAGTCGCAGATGCTGCAAGTCTGGATTTACTGGACAAGTTGGAGGATGTACATGTTGGTAAAAAAATGCAGGTAGAAGATAGTGTACTCAGTATATTTGATCAGCTCTTGGAAATGACTGGGATGGAACCAAAGAACAATACAAGGGTTTATGACACAAGGGAAAGGATCAAAAGGTTCAAATGGCTATGCGGTTTAATGGGTGGAAATAAAAACATGACAAATAAACTTTGTGCTCCAGATTCTATAGAGATGGTTGATGGATTTAAATTACTCTACTTTAGTGCATCTAGACATGGGTTTGAAACATCTGGAGTGAATGCCATAATGTGGCTCCTTTATACAAATCCTGTAGCTGCAACTACAGCACTGAGTAATtactacattaaaaatgatCTAAATAGGCTTAGGAGGTTTGTGATTAGAGAATTCCGCAAGAGGAGTTCTTACCGCTTTATAAACGGGGTGCTATACAGATACGTAAAGAAGAAACCGAATAGGTCCTTTCTAATAGCATTGACCAAGTGGATAAAGCGAGAACAATTTCCTATAGATTATTGGCTAAACTTTTTGGGAACGTGGAGCGGATCTGTCCTAAAATGCATACACGGCGAATATGGCAACACTGCAATTTCACCTCCCGAGGATGAAAATCTCGTTTCAAGTATAAAAGTGCAAGAGATGAAGGAACATCGCATTAAATCTATAGATTCCCTCATAAGTGCACTAAAGGGATCAGATAATGACATGATTTATCGCATAAAGGAAACACTTCCTAGCAACAAGGAAattttttacaaaattaGACAGCTGTTCAATACATATCCATTCTACTCTGGGTGGTCTTTGGAAAAATCCCTGGAATACGACAATTACAGAAATCTCATAAAGAATCAGCGAATGCAGGTCCTGAGGTCAATGAGAGAAATTTTAGATACAGATCTTTGTCAGACCCAAAATGACTATTGGACCGACTTCACGCTAGATTTTACAAAAAAGTTGTATATCCATAAAAATGCGCATGTTTCAGAAACTCCGACACAAGGAGAAGCTCTGCAGATTGATGGAGATATGGAAGAGGTTGATAGTGGAACAGAACGCAACGACCCGTACAAGGGAATTCTAGAGGAAATGGAAGGTTCATTTCAAGAAATGGAAACTATAACCACATATGGACGTACACTTCCAAGAAACCCATGGCAATATACAGGGAAACGCCACGGCGGAACGCCAATCGCATACCTAATGACACTAAAGGTCGTTTCAAACTTTATAGGATCTCCACATACAATCGTCCATCACTGTCTTTGCGACTTGGAAGAGTTTTTGATAAACAGATAG
- a CDS encoding hypothetical protein (encoded by transcript BEWA_026870A) — MGAGRTCNDSGRKSIYIDIGNKSVSGSYTDTCRNKINISVDASIKSNTGLTGYKRYTHTPVDRPYYITEIHHHKKPQSSIDVTGGGRYEKKVTVYYLSYDDSNLVPAVVGLEKTRGDNRYDYYTRTNLSTYSPWKGEENHDVDQESQLLSKLTEISPKLNTLIVLNLTQTQGTYYANGEITKPPDSNQDTNINVTESGKVHNCYERFTHKPGGGIDRMRLLSTKKGGTSIPFEDPMIYTTPYSEAYVYFWEGDSSHTSPLILQLGESTFYKLHGKKWKHESGINEGTLKKKLDKENCAWNQAHVAKIAEKGTGSGTNYQCIGCSKPITVRNYPVIGYSYSIHYIAGSYIRRFKDGGTEQIELALTGKISSVYVYHYPLTDGIPLLIRLSGSSAIWFEKESIDSNNWKQISNNPQGNYLGNNTNILKLLRAKLPTVTIDLGKTNATSGSDTEYHYPSGEDEKDKINVTINKLAEGFIGFSHSVLNKSAFILGGVKYGEGTAFSGISSSSILKGVTAYYDGNGPEFQLENLLMVKLEKRGTGSNNYEYYTRGDEDKDGTTWTVLEGFGKTEKLETSELTTKLKNLKEELDKPSSPSGLQGPNGASGPSGPGDGDGQGSVTYSIQKFFEQILDTIRSHPAEIGGAVGGTIGTGILGFGTWKLWSKIMSCLITKAI; from the coding sequence ATGGGTGCGGGAAGAACATGTAATGATTCTGGAAGAAAATCAATTTATATCGACATTGGTAACAAAAGTGTTAGTGGAAGCTACACGGATACATGTAGAAATAAAATAAATATATCGGTAGATGCCTCAATCAAGAGTAATACAGGCCTTACTGGCTATAAAAGATATACTCACACTCCTGTAGATAGACCGTATTATATTACTGAAATACACCATCATAAAAAACCACAAAGTAGTATAGACGTAACTGGTGGAGGACGCTATGAAAAAAAGGTGACTGTATACTATCTAAGCTATGATGATAGCAATCTTGTGCCGGCGGTGGTGGGACTTGAAAAGACTAGAGGGGATAATAGGTATGACTACTATACAAGAACTAATCTTTCAACTTATAGCCCATGGAAAGGAGAAGAAAATCACGATGTTGATCAAGAAAGTCAACTCCTTTCAAAACTTACAGAAATTAGTCCAAAGTTAAATACTCTTATAGTATTAAATCTCACTCAAACTCAAGGAACATACTATGCCAACGGAGAAATTACTAAACCTCCAGATTCTAATCAAGATACCAACATAAATGTCACTGAGTCTGGAAAGGTACATAATTGTTACGAAAGGTTCACCCACAAACCTGGTGGAGGAATAGATCGTATGAGGCTCCTATCCACAAAGAAGGGTGGCACAAGCATACCTTTTGAAGATCCTATGATATATACCACACCATACAGTGAGGCTTATGTCTATTTCTGGGAGGGCGACAGTAGTCATACCAGTCCTCTCATTCTTCAACTTGGGGAAAGTACCTTTTACAAGCTTCATGGcaaaaaatggaaacatGAATCTGGTATAAATGAAGGTACTCTCAAGAAGAAACTTGACAAAGAAAACTGCGCATGGAACCAAGCTCACGTTGCAAAAATCGCAGAGAAGGGTACTGGTAGTGGCACTAATTACCAATGTATTGGTTGTTCTAAGCCGATTACAGTAAGAAACTATCCTGTTATTGGTTATTCCTACTCTATCCATTATATTGCTGGCAGTTATATTCGCAGATTCAAGGATGGAGGAACAGAACAGATTGAGCTTGCATTAACTGGTAAAATATCTAGCGTGTATGTATATCACTACCCACTTACTGATGGAATCCCACTCTTGATTCGCCTTTCAGGATCATCGGCTATCtggtttgaaaaggaaTCTATAGATTCTAATAACTGGAAGCAGATCTCTAATAACCCACAAGGCAACTATCTTGGTAATAATACAAATATCCTAAAGCTTCTAAGGGCTAAGTTACCAACTGTTACCATAGACCTCGGAAAAACAAATGCTACTAGTGGAAGTGATACTGAATATCATTATCCTTCCggagaggatgaaaaggacaAGATTAATGTTAcaataaacaaactggCTGAAGGTTTCATAGGTTTTTCTCACTCAGTTCTTAACAAAAGTGCCTTCATACTTGGTGGAGTTAAATATGGTGAAGGTACTGCTTTCTCTGGAATATCATCTAGTTCCATTCTTAAAGGTGTCACTGCATactatgatggaaatggacCTGAGTTTCAACTTGAGAACCTTCTAATGGTTAAGTTAGAGAAAAGAGGCACTGGTAGTAATAACTATGAATATTATACCAGAGGAGATGAAGATAAGGATGGAACTACTTGGACTGTTCTTGAAGGGTTTGGAAAGACTGAGAAACTAGAGACTTCTGAGCTTACCACTAAACTTAAGAACTTAAAGGAAGAGCTTGACAAGCCATCTAGTCCCTCTGGACTTCAAGGACCTAATGGTGCTTCTGGACCTTCTGGTCCTGGAGATGGTGATGGACAAGGCTCTGTTACCTATAGTATACAGAAGTTTTTTGAGCAGATACTTGATACCATTAGATCTCACCCTGCTGAAATAGGTGGTGCGGTTGGTGGAACAATAGGAACAGGTATTCTTGGTTTTGGTACGTGGAAACTATGGTCTAAAATAATGTCATGTCTAATCACTAAGGCAATATAA
- a CDS encoding signal peptide-containing protein (encoded by transcript BEWA_026880A): MRISLYILTFCVAKFATCGDTGQESSGSHTWDISLGARNKNVVIQEEVFNETQTVVCTPANMDEQVNSLVDGAMVIWQPGAQERLNQCRYTIIKETPTLVLDVYNGNTALQKYYAKEKDKWTLVKEGDFVKKFSIASRAHFDQPIPQDTEDKVSIDLAKPVDESKIKIHETKKDGVDEKKFEVKGKISISSVADDGVGVWIAPESGALVVTLFSQKRFPNMMAIRHKKDNKDEFLYFAKVYGSWRQIKVDLFHFQLNTMKKYAKEGEQKKNDAAALAIMNGGTPSGGRRAITSGDNISSALEVIPQ, from the coding sequence ATGAGAATTTCACTTTATATCCTCACGTTTTGCGTGGCAAAATTTGCCACCTGTGGAGATACAGGCCAAGAATCCTCAGGTTCACACACCTGGGATATATCTCTCGGGGCTAGGAACAAAAATGTCGTGATTCAGGAGGAAGTTTTCAATGAGACGCAAACTGTCGTATGTACTCCAGCGAATATGGACGAACAGGTCAACTCTCTAGTAGATGGAGCCATGGTGATATGGCAGCCTGGAGCCCAGGAAAGACTCAACCAGTGCAGATATACTATCATAAAGGAGACGCCTACGCTCGTCTTGGACGTATACAATGGGAATACTGCTCTACAAAAGTATTATGCAAAGGAGAAGGACAAATGGACGCTCGTTAAAGAGGGTGACTTTGTCAAGAAATTCAGCATAGCCTCAAGAGCCCATTTTGATCAACCCATTCCACAAGATACCGAAGATAAAGTTAGCATAGATCTTGCTAAACCAGTAGACGAGTCCAAGATTAAAATTCATGAGACTAAAAAAGATGGAGTGGATGAAAAAAAGTTTGAAGTAAAGGGCAAGATATCCATAAGTTCAGTTGCAGACGATGGAGTGGGTGTATGGATAGCTCCAGAGAGTGGTGCACTTGTAGTCACACTGTTCTCGCAAAAACGCTTTCCAAACATGATGGCTATACGACACAAGAAGGATaacaaggatgaattctTATATTTCGCAAAAGTATATGGCTCATGGCGTCAAATTAAAGTTGAtttatttcattttcaattgAATACAATGAAAAAGTATGCAAAGGAAGGAGAgcaaaagaagaatgatgCGGCTGCTCTTGCCATCATGAATGGTGGTACTCCTAGTGGCGGAAGAAGAGCCATTACATCTGGCGACAATATAAGCTCAGCTCTGGAAGTGATCCCACAGTAA